A genomic segment from Syntrophotalea acetylenivorans encodes:
- a CDS encoding diguanylate cyclase domain-containing protein, with protein sequence MIGKILIVEDEALIALNIERQLGSLGHEVCGVVASGEEALDQAATLKPDLVLMDIHLAGAMDGIEAAALIRERFAIPSVYLTAHTDEATLARARQTDPYGFLLKPFQEIDLRIGLDMALHRRATELRARESEEMFRLVAEGIDDVFCLTSPDLKVVYYVSSAYERLWGRSQDSLYQKPLSFLDAVYEDDLDRVVAVFAQPGRETRELEYRLVRPDGSIRWIRDRRFPVCDQQGRCVRLASIVTDITEHRLAREELLELNKQLQQQATHDMLTGLPNRRLFIDRLEQALAHARRFGGRVGMLFIDLDGFKGINDRFGHQAGDEALVLIAKRIKLLLREVDSAARLGGDEFGIVLPDIALLEDAQLVGEKVLQEVRRPFSLRSVSCTLGASIGITTYPDLGKTVDELISRADKAMYQIKKRGKGGVCVYQGLEGGKGS encoded by the coding sequence TTGATAGGTAAAATTCTGATTGTTGAAGATGAGGCCCTGATCGCTCTCAATATCGAGAGACAGCTAGGCAGCCTGGGCCACGAGGTCTGTGGCGTCGTTGCCTCTGGTGAAGAAGCCCTGGATCAGGCCGCCACCCTGAAGCCCGATCTGGTGCTGATGGATATTCATCTGGCCGGTGCCATGGACGGTATCGAAGCGGCCGCCCTGATCCGTGAAAGGTTCGCGATTCCATCCGTTTATCTGACCGCGCATACTGATGAGGCGACTTTGGCCCGGGCAAGGCAAACTGACCCCTACGGGTTTTTGCTCAAGCCTTTTCAAGAGATCGATTTGCGCATCGGCCTGGATATGGCCTTGCACCGCCGGGCCACTGAATTGCGGGCCAGAGAGAGCGAGGAAATGTTTCGCTTGGTTGCCGAGGGCATTGATGATGTCTTCTGCCTCACCAGCCCTGACCTGAAGGTCGTTTATTACGTCAGTTCCGCCTACGAGCGGTTGTGGGGGCGTTCGCAGGACAGCCTTTATCAAAAGCCCCTGTCCTTTCTCGATGCTGTTTATGAGGACGACCTGGACCGGGTTGTCGCTGTTTTTGCCCAACCGGGTCGAGAAACCCGCGAATTAGAGTACCGATTAGTTCGTCCAGATGGTTCTATTCGCTGGATCAGGGACCGGCGTTTTCCTGTTTGCGACCAGCAGGGGCGGTGTGTTCGCCTGGCCAGCATTGTTACCGATATTACCGAACACCGGCTTGCTCGAGAAGAATTGCTGGAGCTTAATAAGCAGCTGCAGCAACAGGCCACCCACGATATGTTGACAGGTTTGCCCAACCGGCGATTGTTTATTGACCGGCTCGAACAGGCGTTGGCCCATGCTCGGCGATTTGGCGGCCGGGTCGGCATGCTGTTTATTGATTTAGATGGTTTCAAGGGCATCAACGACCGCTTCGGACATCAGGCAGGAGATGAAGCCCTGGTCCTTATCGCCAAGCGAATCAAGCTCTTGCTGCGAGAGGTGGACAGTGCCGCTCGTTTGGGAGGCGATGAATTCGGTATCGTCTTGCCGGATATCGCGTTATTGGAGGATGCCCAATTGGTCGGGGAGAAAGTGTTGCAGGAGGTCCGGAGGCCTTTTTCCCTTCGTTCAGTAAGCTGCACGCTTGGTGCGAGTATCGGTATTACCACCTACCCTGATCTCGGTAAGACTGTTGATGAGTTGATCAGCCGCGCCGACAAGGCCATGTACCAGATCAAGAAACGTGGCAAGGGAGGCGTTTGCGTCTACCAGGGTCTTGAGGGGGGAAAAGGGTCTTAA
- a CDS encoding response regulator: MQIRKRFGEILVEAGVITDSVLKTALQAQKKSGLALGRILEDMGAISDWDIACILARQFNLSAIQTISAPVIPENLQQVIDCDMAIKKNIFPIELKDGLLKLAISNPLDFDTLDKIAFKTTLRIEPVLATPTEIFKAIKRYYMHEEPTKASAPNKVLIIDENDLYRGIVCANLRNAGYQPFFATSTMAAVKLAMQENPHLILLSTTGNTAHAKKLIQNLQNNVVTQSRPVIALAAISSPEEEAALLSMGFFDVVFKPVNYVRLLARIERTIRFFYHEQIPHR, from the coding sequence ATGCAGATTCGCAAAAGATTCGGAGAAATCCTGGTCGAGGCCGGGGTCATCACAGACAGCGTCCTTAAAACCGCCTTGCAAGCGCAAAAAAAATCGGGATTGGCCCTGGGCCGGATCCTCGAGGATATGGGTGCTATCAGCGACTGGGACATCGCCTGCATTCTCGCCCGCCAGTTCAACCTCAGCGCCATTCAGACCATCTCCGCACCGGTCATCCCCGAGAACCTGCAACAGGTCATCGACTGCGATATGGCCATTAAGAAAAATATCTTTCCCATTGAACTTAAAGACGGCCTCTTAAAGCTGGCCATCAGCAATCCCCTTGATTTTGACACGCTCGATAAAATCGCCTTCAAAACAACGCTGCGGATCGAACCGGTCCTGGCGACCCCGACAGAAATTTTCAAAGCCATCAAGCGGTATTACATGCATGAAGAACCGACGAAGGCTTCAGCACCAAACAAGGTCCTGATTATCGATGAAAACGACCTCTATCGCGGAATCGTCTGCGCCAACCTTCGCAATGCCGGCTATCAACCGTTCTTCGCCACTTCCACCATGGCCGCCGTCAAATTGGCCATGCAGGAAAATCCGCACCTGATCCTGCTCAGCACAACGGGCAATACGGCACACGCCAAAAAGCTAATTCAAAACTTACAAAACAATGTTGTGACCCAAAGCCGACCGGTGATCGCCCTTGCGGCCATCAGTTCTCCCGAAGAGGAGGCAGCTTTGCTCAGTATGGGATTTTTCGATGTTGTATTCAAACCCGTCAATTATGTGCGACTGCTGGCTCGCATTGAACGTACCATTCGCTTTTTTTATCACGAACAAATTCCCCATCGCTGA
- a CDS encoding response regulator, producing MKFGEILLQAGVITEADLNAALSLQIKNGMALGRILEDLGLISDRDIVDILARQFNLPVIDTIQEDSVSETVLELIDCGDALKMMVFPLGICKDGVEVAVSNPLDFNTLDRLAFKTGRQIRPVLATPTTIFKAIKRFYLKEPEADASSGTYLLIIDDHDLFRTTICNNLKRNGYLPLLTVTVEEAIHIAQQTTPRLILVDTCMKTVSSQMIFEQLQQNSYTSSCPIIALTANNTPDEEAFLLRLGFFDVIAKPLNYTRLQARIERALHFYYHSAAPPYAHAFQDDAVSVLAS from the coding sequence ATGAAGTTTGGTGAAATCCTGCTGCAAGCAGGCGTCATTACCGAGGCAGACCTGAATGCGGCTCTCTCCCTACAAATCAAAAATGGCATGGCTCTGGGACGAATTCTTGAAGACCTGGGCTTGATCAGTGACAGGGACATCGTCGATATCCTGGCTCGCCAATTCAATCTGCCGGTCATCGACACTATTCAGGAAGATTCCGTTTCTGAAACGGTACTTGAACTCATTGATTGCGGCGACGCTCTTAAAATGATGGTCTTTCCCTTGGGAATCTGCAAAGACGGTGTTGAAGTGGCCGTAAGCAATCCCCTTGATTTTAACACCCTGGATCGCCTGGCGTTCAAGACCGGCCGTCAAATTCGGCCGGTTCTAGCCACCCCGACCACCATTTTCAAAGCCATCAAGCGCTTTTATCTGAAAGAACCCGAGGCGGACGCTTCCTCCGGCACCTATCTGCTGATCATCGATGATCACGACCTGTTCCGCACCACAATCTGCAACAACCTTAAGCGGAATGGCTATTTGCCCCTCTTGACGGTGACCGTGGAAGAGGCCATTCACATCGCGCAACAAACCACTCCGCGACTTATCCTGGTAGACACCTGCATGAAAACGGTCAGTAGCCAGATGATCTTTGAACAGCTTCAGCAAAACAGCTATACCAGCAGTTGTCCTATTATTGCCCTGACGGCGAACAATACCCCTGACGAGGAAGCCTTTCTGTTGCGGCTCGGTTTCTTTGATGTAATTGCCAAACCTCTTAACTACACTCGGCTACAAGCCCGGATCGAACGGGCACTGCATTTTTACTATCACAGTGCCGCTCCCCCCTATGCTCACGCTTTTCAAGACGATGCCGTCAGCGTTCTGGCCAGTTGA
- a CDS encoding class I SAM-dependent methyltransferase: protein MFVPTEYHLSLAAEKAEYDLHRNDPGDPGYRKFLQRLFEPLRERLTAGAKGLDFGSGPGPTLAPMFAEAGFDMAIYDPFYAPDRSVLQNRYDFISCSEVLEHFHAPGRELQFLWELLAVEGWLGVMTKLVIDQQAFSRWHYKNDPTHVAFFSRETFVYLARKLNARLELIAPDVILLQKTS, encoded by the coding sequence GTGTTCGTTCCAACCGAATATCATCTCTCTCTGGCGGCTGAAAAAGCCGAATATGATCTTCATCGCAACGATCCTGGCGATCCCGGTTATCGAAAATTTTTGCAGCGTTTGTTTGAGCCCCTACGGGAGCGGCTGACTGCGGGGGCGAAAGGACTTGACTTTGGTTCCGGACCGGGACCGACTTTAGCGCCGATGTTCGCTGAGGCCGGATTCGATATGGCAATTTACGATCCTTTCTATGCACCGGACCGTTCCGTTCTGCAAAACCGTTATGACTTCATCTCTTGCAGCGAGGTGCTGGAGCATTTTCATGCTCCCGGACGAGAACTTCAGTTCCTTTGGGAATTGCTTGCTGTCGAAGGTTGGTTGGGCGTCATGACCAAGCTGGTGATTGACCAACAGGCCTTCTCACGCTGGCACTACAAAAACGATCCTACCCATGTTGCCTTTTTTAGTCGGGAAACCTTTGTTTATCTTGCTCGTAAGTTGAATGCCCGCCTTGAATTGATTGCGCCTGACGTTATTCTGCTGCAAAAAACCTCGTAA
- a CDS encoding thioredoxin family protein: protein MNDLCSDKSAVLGERSSSIPTRSGCFLQKFPLCFRADRTAKSIFFLPICIALAACLWLGCPSFLDAADKLIYRDYETALQQSKDSQRPLFIFFTSPWCYQCTEMERKVFQNKEIISLLNEQFLLVEVDISQEKKLKEDFLINYTPTTLFLDNHGKPIIDVKGYIPTNRLRKLLRYVSEGHYKTTAFADFEKK, encoded by the coding sequence ATGAACGATCTGTGCTCCGACAAAAGCGCCGTTTTGGGGGAGAGAAGTTCAAGCATCCCGACTAGGTCGGGATGCTTCCTTCAAAAGTTTCCTCTTTGTTTTCGAGCCGATCGGACGGCAAAATCGATTTTCTTCCTGCCGATCTGCATCGCGTTGGCAGCCTGTTTGTGGTTGGGATGTCCATCGTTCCTAGACGCTGCCGACAAACTGATTTATCGGGACTATGAAACCGCACTGCAACAAAGCAAAGACTCCCAAAGGCCTCTATTCATCTTTTTTACCAGCCCCTGGTGTTACCAATGCACCGAGATGGAACGCAAGGTTTTTCAGAATAAGGAAATTATCTCACTTCTGAACGAACAGTTTCTTCTGGTGGAGGTCGATATCAGCCAAGAAAAGAAACTGAAAGAGGACTTTCTGATCAACTACACTCCCACCACCCTGTTTCTGGATAATCACGGCAAACCGATAATTGACGTAAAAGGATATATTCCCACCAATCGATTACGGAAACTATTGCGATATGTAAGCGAAGGCCATTATAAAACAACCGCTTTCGCCGATTTTGAAAAGAAATAG
- a CDS encoding thioredoxin family protein, which produces MKGIKLILIALAAIVTMTHFAAPVTAGEHGVHWLTYEQGLEKQRELKKPILLFFHLPYCYRCKNMERKVYKDSKVISFIDQHFIPVEVDLDKEKQTAKLFEVDYTPTHVFIAPDGSTVLREKDVIKKSRFERMLKYVAEGKYKIMTFDTYEKKAP; this is translated from the coding sequence ATGAAAGGTATCAAGCTCATACTTATCGCTCTGGCAGCCATCGTGACGATGACGCATTTTGCTGCTCCAGTCACGGCCGGCGAACATGGTGTGCATTGGCTGACCTATGAACAGGGGCTGGAAAAACAGCGGGAGCTTAAAAAGCCCATCCTCCTATTTTTCCATCTGCCGTATTGCTATCGATGCAAGAACATGGAGCGCAAGGTTTACAAGGATTCAAAAGTCATAAGTTTCATCGACCAGCATTTTATTCCCGTCGAAGTCGATTTGGACAAAGAAAAGCAGACGGCAAAGCTGTTCGAGGTTGATTACACGCCCACCCATGTCTTTATCGCTCCCGACGGATCGACGGTGTTGCGGGAAAAAGATGTGATAAAAAAATCACGCTTTGAACGCATGTTGAAGTATGTGGCGGAGGGGAAATACAAGATCATGACCTTCGACACGTACGAAAAGAAGGCGCCCTGA
- a CDS encoding OmpP1/FadL family transporter — translation MKKRVIPGLIVATLMLFTPLTGWATNGMNMIGTGAVSAGMGGADVAVPAGCTAIAGNPAQLATTCNRVITVGSALMFPDMEDQPAGGSNVDNEFQMFPVPFIGYAQRLGTSRWSAGIGVFAQGGMGVDFQNVEVMPTHPNPMMAGMKDDLMSEIGFVRLSPTVAYNVSDKLTMGASLYAGYASIKYDFFPNTIGHKVEDLSSFTFSGRFGINYQINDKWSVGATYTSESSIDFEDGELTTASGVKYDDVKMDGFTWPRQVELGAAYRATPKLLLAMDLSWINWSSAIKTVTVTASDPDVDGASPLEIPFEMDWDDQYVVAIGAEYEVTESFKVRAGYNYGNTPVTNVNLSPIFPALVEHHATMGFTYSWTNWDLDFAYEHAFTNTETNDGAPGPSNPFSGSKVSHTMDTFNVQVSYRF, via the coding sequence ATGAAGAAGAGAGTTATTCCTGGTTTAATTGTAGCAACTTTGATGCTCTTTACGCCGCTGACCGGCTGGGCGACCAACGGAATGAACATGATCGGGACGGGCGCGGTCTCTGCCGGCATGGGCGGCGCGGATGTGGCGGTTCCCGCGGGCTGCACGGCCATTGCGGGAAATCCGGCGCAGTTGGCGACGACCTGTAATCGCGTGATTACCGTGGGCAGCGCGTTGATGTTTCCCGACATGGAAGACCAGCCTGCCGGCGGAAGCAACGTCGACAATGAATTTCAGATGTTCCCGGTTCCTTTCATCGGTTACGCCCAACGCCTCGGGACCAGCCGCTGGTCCGCCGGTATCGGCGTCTTCGCGCAGGGCGGCATGGGCGTTGATTTTCAGAACGTAGAAGTTATGCCGACACATCCAAATCCAATGATGGCCGGCATGAAGGACGATCTCATGTCCGAGATTGGATTTGTCAGACTTTCTCCCACCGTGGCCTATAATGTCAGCGATAAACTGACCATGGGAGCCAGCTTGTATGCTGGTTATGCCAGCATTAAATATGACTTTTTCCCCAACACCATAGGGCACAAGGTGGAAGATCTGAGCAGCTTCACCTTCTCGGGCCGCTTCGGGATCAACTATCAGATCAACGACAAATGGTCGGTTGGCGCCACGTACACCTCCGAAAGTTCTATCGATTTTGAAGATGGCGAGCTCACAACCGCATCGGGGGTAAAATACGATGACGTGAAAATGGATGGTTTCACCTGGCCCCGGCAGGTCGAATTGGGCGCGGCCTACCGGGCCACCCCCAAATTGCTGCTGGCCATGGACCTGAGCTGGATCAATTGGAGCTCCGCCATCAAGACGGTTACGGTTACCGCCAGTGACCCGGATGTTGACGGGGCGTCGCCGTTGGAAATTCCCTTTGAGATGGACTGGGACGATCAATACGTGGTGGCCATCGGAGCTGAGTACGAAGTAACCGAATCCTTCAAAGTCCGCGCGGGTTATAATTACGGCAACACTCCGGTCACCAATGTAAACCTGAGCCCGATCTTTCCGGCTCTTGTCGAACACCACGCCACTATGGGATTCACCTACAGCTGGACGAATTGGGACTTGGATTTCGCTTACGAACATGCCTTCACAAATACCGAAACCAACGACGGCGCTCCCGGTCCATCGAATCCATTTTCCGGCTCCAAAGTGTCTCATACCATGGATACATTTAATGTCCAGGTAAGCTACCGTTTCTAA
- a CDS encoding FAD-dependent oxidoreductase: MAKYLIVGGVAAGMSAAARLRRLDEAAEIIVFERGDYVSYANCGLPYYIGDEIKERERLVVQTPEALRELMGIEVRTANEVLAVLPETKTVKAKDLKTGREYDETYDKLLLAPGGSPVKPPIPGSDHPAIHTLWTIPDTDQIRAMVDDGKVKKALVVGAGFIGLEMAENLKFRGIDVTVVEMAKQAMNVVDFEMASMVHREVAMHGVDLQLDDGVSEFTPGANGGVVAKLTSGKTVEADLVLLSIGVKPNTAFIAESGIELGKRGHILADDSLRTNKEDIFAAGDAIEVMHPLTNKKTTIPLAGPANKQGRIAADNMHGEKPRTYNGTMGTAIAKVFDLTIGMTGASEKLCLAHDIPFDSVIIHPNDFAGYYPGAMKMCLKVLFSPDTGKVLGAQSTGYSGVDKRIDVIATAIKANMTVDDLTEIEHAYAPPYSSAKDPVNMAGFVAQNVLEGLIKTVKWTDIENAELSEYYLLDVRTPAECASGVMPGSVNIPQAELRDRLNEIPRDKKVVLYCRVGLIAYQAIRVLAANGFENIYNLSGGYETWLVATTTHKAPETAPIQQTEQKVIPMVQPANEAPSKIVEVNACGLQCPGPVMRLKQEMDVLQPGEALSITASDPGFMSDAPAWARSTGNVVRDISVQKGIVKAVIEKAGQEPGVVPATAGNDKTIIVFSGNLDKVIASFIIANGALAMGRKVTLFFTFWGLNSLRKHGKVKGLRKNIIEKAFGWMMPRGSVKLPLSNMNMGGMGGKMIRGIMKHHNVPALEDMMTMAIQGGVNIVACQMSMDLMGIRKEELIDGVEIGGVAAYLEASEHSDNNLFI, from the coding sequence ATGGCAAAATATCTGATTGTGGGTGGCGTTGCAGCAGGCATGTCCGCGGCAGCCCGGCTCAGACGTCTGGACGAAGCGGCGGAAATCATCGTATTTGAGAGGGGAGACTATGTTTCCTATGCAAACTGCGGCCTGCCCTATTACATCGGCGATGAGATAAAGGAACGGGAGCGGCTTGTTGTCCAAACACCCGAAGCACTCAGGGAACTTATGGGCATCGAAGTACGCACCGCCAACGAGGTGCTGGCCGTTCTCCCCGAGACCAAAACAGTCAAGGCCAAGGACCTGAAAACAGGCCGTGAGTACGATGAGACTTACGACAAGCTGCTTCTTGCTCCCGGCGGCTCTCCGGTAAAACCGCCCATTCCCGGCAGCGACCATCCGGCCATTCACACCCTCTGGACCATTCCGGATACGGACCAGATCCGCGCCATGGTGGACGACGGCAAGGTCAAAAAAGCCCTGGTGGTGGGTGCCGGATTCATCGGCCTGGAGATGGCGGAGAACCTCAAATTCCGCGGTATTGACGTAACGGTCGTGGAAATGGCCAAGCAAGCCATGAACGTTGTCGACTTCGAAATGGCCTCAATGGTGCACCGGGAAGTGGCCATGCACGGCGTCGACCTGCAACTGGACGATGGCGTCAGCGAATTCACCCCGGGAGCCAACGGCGGGGTGGTCGCCAAACTGACCAGCGGCAAAACAGTCGAAGCGGATCTCGTCCTGCTTTCCATCGGGGTCAAGCCGAACACCGCTTTCATCGCGGAGTCCGGCATTGAACTGGGCAAGCGCGGACATATCCTGGCGGACGACAGCCTCAGAACCAACAAAGAAGATATCTTTGCCGCGGGTGACGCCATCGAGGTCATGCACCCCCTGACCAATAAGAAAACCACCATCCCCCTGGCCGGACCGGCCAACAAACAGGGGCGCATTGCCGCCGACAACATGCACGGTGAAAAGCCTCGCACCTACAACGGCACCATGGGAACCGCCATCGCCAAGGTGTTCGATCTCACTATAGGCATGACCGGCGCCTCGGAAAAACTCTGCCTCGCCCACGACATTCCCTTCGATTCAGTCATCATCCACCCCAACGACTTCGCCGGCTACTACCCCGGCGCGATGAAGATGTGCCTCAAGGTGCTCTTTTCGCCCGACACCGGCAAAGTGCTGGGCGCCCAGTCCACCGGCTATAGCGGTGTCGACAAACGCATCGACGTCATCGCCACGGCCATCAAAGCGAACATGACCGTAGACGATCTGACCGAGATCGAACACGCCTATGCACCGCCCTATTCGTCGGCGAAAGATCCGGTCAACATGGCCGGCTTTGTCGCCCAGAACGTCCTTGAGGGATTGATCAAAACCGTGAAGTGGACCGACATTGAGAATGCCGAGCTTTCCGAGTACTACCTGCTCGACGTACGCACACCGGCGGAATGTGCCAGCGGCGTGATGCCTGGCTCGGTCAACATCCCGCAGGCCGAACTGCGTGACCGGCTCAACGAGATCCCTCGCGACAAGAAAGTCGTCCTCTACTGTCGCGTCGGGCTCATCGCTTACCAGGCAATCCGCGTATTGGCAGCCAACGGCTTTGAAAACATATACAACCTGTCCGGCGGCTATGAAACCTGGCTTGTGGCGACGACCACGCACAAGGCCCCAGAGACCGCTCCCATACAACAGACTGAACAGAAGGTTATTCCCATGGTGCAACCGGCAAACGAGGCCCCCTCGAAAATTGTTGAAGTAAACGCCTGCGGGCTGCAATGCCCCGGCCCGGTGATGCGGCTCAAGCAGGAGATGGATGTCCTGCAGCCGGGCGAGGCGCTGTCGATTACCGCCAGCGATCCGGGTTTTATGAGCGATGCTCCGGCCTGGGCGCGCAGCACCGGCAACGTGGTGCGTGATATCTCAGTGCAAAAAGGTATCGTCAAAGCGGTTATCGAAAAAGCGGGTCAAGAGCCCGGGGTGGTTCCTGCCACCGCCGGCAACGACAAAACCATCATCGTCTTTTCGGGTAACCTGGACAAGGTCATCGCCAGCTTTATCATCGCCAACGGCGCCCTGGCCATGGGACGCAAAGTCACCCTTTTCTTTACCTTCTGGGGACTCAATTCCTTACGAAAACATGGCAAAGTGAAGGGCCTCCGTAAAAACATCATCGAAAAAGCCTTCGGCTGGATGATGCCCCGGGGCTCCGTCAAACTGCCCCTGTCCAACATGAACATGGGCGGTATGGGCGGCAAGATGATTCGCGGCATCATGAAGCACCATAACGTGCCGGCCCTTGAAGATATGATGACCATGGCCATTCAAGGCGGTGTGAACATAGTGGCCTGCCAGATGTCCATGGATCTGATGGGCATTCGCAAAGAGGAGCTTATCGACGGGGTAGAAATCGGTGGGGTAGCCGCCTATCTGGAAGCCTCGGAACATTCGGATAACAACTTGTTTATTTAA
- a CDS encoding ELWxxDGT repeat protein encodes MKSVFHLFIIVCLLLLNACGDLYQADLEAPTEGITAGFFQASDGLSGKELWRTDGTAGGTYRVSDINPGSDSARPINLFLYEDSLLFAGNDGVNGFELWCSDGTEEGTRLIKDINPGPDSSYPLFMVRCRGQILFAADDGESGKELWVSDGTAQGTNMVQDINRGSEGARPYYLTRVGDEVFFAADDGIHGKELWVSDGTSKGTRLLKDINRGRDSSFLAHFSEVDGLLFFRADDGRHGRELWVSDGTPEGTRMVRDINPGSSPST; translated from the coding sequence GTGAAATCAGTTTTTCATCTCTTTATCATCGTATGTTTACTGTTGTTGAACGCTTGCGGCGACCTTTACCAGGCTGATCTGGAAGCGCCCACCGAGGGAATTACCGCGGGTTTTTTTCAGGCCAGTGACGGTTTGTCGGGTAAAGAGCTGTGGCGAACCGATGGAACTGCCGGCGGCACTTATCGGGTTAGTGATATCAACCCGGGCTCCGATTCTGCGCGGCCGATCAATCTTTTTCTCTATGAGGATTCTCTGCTCTTTGCCGGCAATGATGGGGTTAATGGGTTCGAGTTGTGGTGCAGTGACGGCACCGAGGAGGGGACTCGACTGATCAAAGACATCAATCCCGGCCCGGACAGTTCTTATCCGCTCTTTATGGTCCGCTGTCGTGGTCAAATTTTATTTGCCGCCGATGATGGCGAATCTGGCAAAGAGCTGTGGGTTAGCGATGGAACGGCTCAAGGAACCAACATGGTGCAGGACATTAATCGCGGCAGTGAAGGGGCCAGGCCCTATTACCTCACCCGGGTGGGCGATGAGGTCTTTTTTGCCGCTGATGATGGTATTCATGGAAAAGAGCTGTGGGTTAGCGACGGAACCTCCAAGGGGACCCGTTTGCTGAAAGATATAAATCGCGGCCGTGACAGTTCCTTTCTGGCCCATTTTTCCGAGGTGGATGGATTGCTTTTTTTCCGTGCCGATGACGGGCGCCATGGCCGGGAGCTGTGGGTCAGTGACGGAACGCCGGAGGGTACCCGGATGGTTCGGGATATCAATCCGGGTTCATCGCCGTCGACTTAG
- a CDS encoding SPASM domain-containing protein — protein sequence MKPENCQRIICHNPFEWFEIHPDGQVFACCPAWLKRSLGNLLTDDLDDIWNGTTARDLRRSIHDSSFRHCNRRRCPRLVNGTAPVGKLGELEKGVFRDVFEAKQTRLPWGPQKLNLCYDRSCNLACSSCRSGFYAASDEEQFRADYLSDRVRRELAPHARQLIISGTGDPFASSSYRRLLEEFVPREYPHLESIHLHSNGLLWDSAAWQSMQAAQPFVRTAEISIDAASAEIYSLNRGGDFDLLLDNLTFLARLPIAITLSFVVQQNNYREMADFVSLAQGFDFAVYFSQLVNWGTFRREEFLRRAVHLPDHPEHAAFCSVLGEVAKQERVDVGNLQSVLNR from the coding sequence ATGAAGCCTGAAAATTGCCAGCGAATAATCTGTCATAATCCCTTTGAATGGTTCGAAATCCATCCCGACGGACAGGTGTTTGCCTGTTGTCCTGCCTGGCTTAAACGATCCTTGGGCAATCTTTTGACCGATGACCTGGATGATATCTGGAATGGTACAACGGCCCGTGACCTGCGGCGCTCAATTCATGACAGTTCCTTTCGCCATTGCAACCGCCGCCGTTGCCCGCGCCTGGTTAACGGTACTGCTCCGGTCGGTAAGCTCGGCGAGTTGGAAAAGGGCGTCTTTCGGGATGTCTTTGAAGCCAAGCAAACCCGGTTGCCCTGGGGGCCACAAAAACTCAACCTGTGTTATGACCGCAGTTGCAATTTGGCCTGCTCAAGCTGCAGATCTGGATTCTATGCAGCCAGTGACGAGGAACAATTCCGCGCAGATTATCTCAGCGATCGGGTGCGGCGAGAGCTAGCTCCCCACGCACGGCAACTGATTATTAGCGGTACAGGAGATCCCTTTGCCAGCTCTTCCTACCGACGTTTATTGGAAGAGTTTGTTCCCCGCGAATACCCTCATCTTGAATCGATTCATTTGCATAGTAATGGTCTGTTGTGGGACTCAGCGGCCTGGCAGTCCATGCAGGCGGCCCAGCCTTTTGTCCGCACGGCGGAAATTTCCATCGATGCAGCCAGCGCGGAAATTTATAGTTTGAATCGCGGAGGGGACTTCGATCTACTGTTGGATAATTTGACCTTCCTGGCCAGATTGCCTATTGCCATTACTCTCAGTTTTGTGGTTCAGCAGAACAACTATCGCGAGATGGCAGATTTTGTGAGTCTGGCTCAGGGTTTTGATTTTGCCGTCTACTTCAGTCAACTGGTTAATTGGGGAACTTTTCGCCGCGAAGAGTTCCTCCGTCGGGCGGTACACTTGCCGGACCATCCGGAACATGCAGCCTTTTGCAGTGTGTTGGGTGAGGTTGCTAAGCAGGAGAGGGTGGATGTAGGAAATTTGCAGTCGGTGTTGAATCGTTAA